CCAGTGGGATTACCCGTCAAACTCAGCGGTTCCCAGTCTATCTATCCCGCCGATCAGTGGTTCCGGGTGAAGGGCAAAATGATCACTGAAACCCACAATGATATCCGGCAGGTGGTGATTGAAGCTGAGGACGTGACCGAGATTCCCGAACCGGAGAATCCCTACGAGTATTAAAACTAAAAGGCGATCGCCCCTCCGATAGACGCAATCGCCCGTTGCAAAGCCATCCAAGTTGAAGAGAATTTAGGAGACAGGAACCGGAGTCAGATTGTTTTGAATCATTTCCCGGTACTGACTCTTTTGCTTCATGCCCTTCATTTCACCGACCAGAGCTTTGGCCTTAAAGAACTGAACCGTCGGTGTACCAATGATGCCTGCGGATTCGGCAATGTCCGGATCTTCAGTAATATCGATCTCCACATAGTGAACCTGGTCGCCAAATTCGTCAATCACCTTGCTGAGAATCGGTTTCAGCGTATGGCATGGGCCACAGGTAGGCGATGCATACTTCACCACAATTAGGCGATCGCTCTCATGGTACAGCTTTCGCAGGGCATAGCCCCCTTCATGGTGTACACGGTGAATATCGAACTCCGATGCCTGCTCCGCTTCGGTCTTGTGGGGCGTTTCCGCATGGGGACGCTCGGAGGCTTCCGTTTGGTGGAACTCCTGGAGTAGACCGTTAGACGACAGCCACCGTTCTGCCAGCAGGGCGGCCATACAGCCTGTACCCGCCGCCGTAATCGCCTGACGGTACTCGTGATCCTGCACGTCGCCCGCCGCATAGACCCCTTCAATGTTGGTTTCGACTGAGTTCGGCTTGGTGACGATGTAGCCAACCTCATCGAGATCGATTTGTCCGGTGAACAGGCTGGTGTTCGGGGTGTGCCCGATCGCATAGAACAAGCCCCGCACTGCGATCTCTTTTTCCGCTCCAGTTTGGCGATCGCGGAGGCGCAGCCCTTTCATCCCTTCGTCATCACCCAGCACGTCTACCGCTTCGGTATTCCAGTGGACAGTGATCTTAGGATTACGGAGGACACGATCCTGCATGGCTTTACTGGCTCGCATTTCATCCCGACGAACGAGCAAGTGAACATGGGAACCGTACTTTGTGAGATACACAGCCTCCTCTGCGGCAGAGTCCCCACCCCCAACGACAGCGAGTTCTGCATTTCGGAAAATTGGCGTTGCGCCATCGCAAATCGCACAGGCCGAAATGCCGCGACTCCAAAAGCTCTTTTCGCTAGGTAGACCGAGGCGTTTTGCCGTGGCTCCCGTCGCAATCACGACACTATGGGCTTTCACCTCCCGTTCCTCGGAACGAATGACAAAGGGACGCTGGCTAAAGTCCACGGAAATCACATCTTCGGTCACGAGTTCCGCTCCCCAGCGAACCGCCTGCTCCTTCATGCGATCC
The window above is part of the Synechococcales cyanobacterium T60_A2020_003 genome. Proteins encoded here:
- the trxB gene encoding thioredoxin-disulfide reductase — encoded protein: MVENLVIIGSGPAGYTAAIYAARANLKPFVFEGYQAGGLPGGQLMTTTEVENFPGFPDGIMGPDLMDRMKEQAVRWGAELVTEDVISVDFSQRPFVIRSEEREVKAHSVVIATGATAKRLGLPSEKSFWSRGISACAICDGATPIFRNAELAVVGGGDSAAEEAVYLTKYGSHVHLLVRRDEMRASKAMQDRVLRNPKITVHWNTEAVDVLGDDEGMKGLRLRDRQTGAEKEIAVRGLFYAIGHTPNTSLFTGQIDLDEVGYIVTKPNSVETNIEGVYAAGDVQDHEYRQAITAAGTGCMAALLAERWLSSNGLLQEFHQTEASERPHAETPHKTEAEQASEFDIHRVHHEGGYALRKLYHESDRLIVVKYASPTCGPCHTLKPILSKVIDEFGDQVHYVEIDITEDPDIAESAGIIGTPTVQFFKAKALVGEMKGMKQKSQYREMIQNNLTPVPVS